One part of the Anopheles coustani chromosome 2, idAnoCousDA_361_x.2, whole genome shotgun sequence genome encodes these proteins:
- the LOC131263032 gene encoding thioredoxin reductase-like selenoprotein T homolog CG3887 has product MLRTFVRSHFKLLAAVYLVSVLVALAPVSRAEKEIPITKFSQDVGGYGATMTFLYCYSCGYRKAFDDYYNIIREKYPEITIRGSNYDPSGFNMLLSKVMLVTKLLLIIVLMSNYDIGRYIGHPFAGWWRWCTNNKMYASMMIFFLGNTLEAQLISSGAFEIALNDVPVWSKLETGRFPAPNEMFQIIDSHLQFANKIEPNPDFVK; this is encoded by the exons ATGTTGCGTACGTTTGTAAGGTCACACTTTAAGCTCCTGGCAGCGGTATATTTGGTATCGGTGCTGGTTGCTCTGGCGCCAGTCAGCAGGGCAGAAAAGGAAATACCCATCACAAAGTTCAGCCAGGATGTGGGGGGATACGGGGCAACGATGACGTTCCTGTACTG CTACTCCTGTGGATATCGCAAAGCATTCGACGATTACTATAACATAATCCGCGAGAAGTATCCGGAAATCACGATTCGTGGCTCTAACTATGACCCGTCCGGGTTTAACATGTTGCTATCGAAGGTGATGCTCGTCACGAAGCTGCTGTTGATCATTGTCCTCATGTCAAACTACGACATCGGACGGTACATCGGACACCCGTTTGCCggctggtggcggtggtgcacCAACAACAAGATGTACGCATCGATGATGATCTTTTTCCTCGGAAATACACTTGAAGCACAG CTCATATCATCCGGAGCGTTTGAGATCGCACTGAACGATGTGCCGGTGTGGTCGAAGCTAGAAACAGGCCGGTTTCCAGCCCCGaacgaaatgtttcaaatcatCGATAGTCACCTACAATTTGCCAacaaaattgaaccaaatcCAGATTTCGTAAAATAA
- the LOC131267770 gene encoding SPRY domain-containing SOCS box protein 3 yields the protein MSSRPPSPRSLRSLRGRCVPTLRGSSGFTGNVGHDNDELMTINENRNVGGGGGSGNAGGNEASDGNESESSHANSSISVSSVSSTSSSASSTTSSTSGSEGAPSDPSSLLHGEPGRHPMDASSSCNACSSLVLDNNHPFPHEHDRPLMNGCEDMWSWNKRDRSKEVWLSRSDNRRVYFHPNWSKGTAGIRGTRVLNNGRYYWEISLTQRVFGTSMMFGIGTKKARLHVNMFTNLLGEDRNGWGLSHKGLLWHGGVARNYTKRFKENQPTKIGLLFDGIAGTLTYYKDDVCLGIAFRGLNEVREPLYPIVCSTAAKTEMLLSETRRDFVNLQDRCRAIIIKHVNTREKLDRLALPYFIKNYLSEAVTESNTQVTPLELHLIDQYLY from the exons ATGTCTTCTAGACCGCCGTCACCGCGTTCGCTAAGGTCCCTCAGAGGGCGCTGCGTCCCGACGCTGCGTGGCAGTTCCGGCTTTACGGGAAACGTCGGCCACGACAACGACGAGCTCATGACGATCAACGAGAACCGCAACGTCGGTGGAGGGGGTGGGAGTGGGAATGCGGGCGGCAACGAGGCCTCCGATGGCAATGAGTCCGAGTCGTCGCACGCCAACTCCTCCATTTCCGTCTCTTCCGTCTCCTCGACGTCCTCGTCGGCCTCCTCCACAACCAGCTCGACGTCCGGGTCGGAAGGTGCTCCATCGGATCCTTCATCCCTGCTCCACGGTGAGCCGGGACGTCATCCAATGGATGCCAGCAGCTCGTGCAATGCCTGCAGCTCGCTGGTGCTGGACAACAACCACCCGTTCCCGCACGAACACGACCGCCCCCTGATGAACGGGTGCGAGGACATGTGGAGCTGGAACAAGCGGGACCGCTCGAAGGAGGTGTGGCTCAGCCGGTCCGACAACCGGCGGGTGTACTTCCACCCGAACTGGAGCAAGGGCACGGCCGGTATCCGGGGCACGCGGGTGCTCAACAACGGGCGCTACTACTGGGAAATCAGCCTGACACAGCGCGTCTTCGGCACAAG CATGATGTTCGGGATTGGTACAAAGAAGGCCCGCCTGCACGTCAACATGTTCACCAACCTGCTCGGGGAAGATCGGAACGGTTGGGGTCTCTCGCATAAGGGACTCCTGTGGCACGGTGGCGTCGCCCGGAACTACACCAAGCGCTTCAAGGAGAACCAACCGACCAAAATTGGGCTCCTCTTCGATGGCATCGCGGGCACGCTTACGTACTACAAGGACGACGTCTGTCTGGGGATTGCCTTCCGGGGTCTGAACGAG GTCAGGGAACCACTCTATCCGATCGTCTGCTCGACGGCCGCCAAAACCGAGATGCTGCTGTCCGAGACGCGGCGGGACTTTGTCAACCTGCAGGATCGCTGCCGGGCGATCATCATCAAGCACGTGAACACGCGGGAAAAGCTGGACCGGCTCGCCCTGCCGTACTTCATCAAGAATTACCTTTCCGAGGCGGTCACCGAGAGCAATACGCAGGTCACGCCGCTCGAGCTGCACCTCATCGATCAGTATCTGTACTGA
- the LOC131262641 gene encoding DEAD box protein 52 homolog: MIKTNDIFRKLTCGAKFSNKNRPPPKRKLEVTPEVVPPPLSNIKVRIKQEKLDPDESTYHETPTNTSELEDVDIKSEASESENVDIKSEIPTPVLDKPKKKKIKEMSPEKFERVMRARLNRIRNIHKITIKKSANCSEAPNPIETFDELATRFSCSNQLVSNVKACYSKPTPVQMQAIPTLLEGLSLHACAPTGSGKTAAFLIPILHHLKEHLKCGFRALIICPTRELAKQTQREALRLGDELNIRTHVIGTVDDRWKCDYSFSGGRNYDILVTTPNRICYLLAQNPPRIDLSNIQWIVVDEADKLFEDSKNSFREQLDTVLSACNNPSKTLALFSATQTGDVNKWVAQNIPDRVRFCIGMMNGAVDLVEQQLLFTGTEGGKLLAFRDMVAQGLNPPVLVFVQSKDRAQQLFTELLYDGLNVDVIHADRSQQERDNVVRAFREGKIWILICTELMSRGIDFKGVNLVINYDFPPSTISYVHRVGRTGRAGRPGKAVTYFTKDDTTNLKAIAMLIKQAGGDVPEYMLKLNHGSQRKREELARKAPKRATIRTLPAFELQKLQRNKKFVAHTKGKRNMHRKYGDQHRENSE; this comes from the exons atgataaaaactaACGATATATTCCGCAAGCTCACTTGCGGggcaaagttttccaataaaaatagGCCACCACCCAAGCGCAAG CTAGAGGTTACCCCAGAAGTGGTACCGCCTCCGTTGTCCAACATTAAGGTCCGGATAAAGCAAGAAAAGCTAGACCCGGATGAATCGACGTACCACGAAACACCGACCAACACTTCTGAATTGGAAGATGTTGATATCAAGAGCGAAGCTTCCGAATCGGAAAATGTTGATATCAAGAGCGAGATTCCGACACCGGTGCTGGATAAgcccaaaaagaagaaaatcaaagaaaTGTCACCGGAAAAGTTTGAACGAGTTATGCGCGCACGCTTAAACCGGATTCGTAACATTCACAAAATCACTATAAAAAAGTCTGCAAATTGTTCGGAGGCACCGAATCCGATTGAAACCTTCGATGAGCTTGCGACACGCTTTAGCTGTTCCAACCAGCTGGTCAGCAACGTGAAGGCTTGTTACAGCAAACCGACACCGGTGCAGATGCAAGCCATCCCGACCCTGCTTGAAGGCCTCTCGCTTCATGCCTGTGCCCCGACCGGATCCGGAAAGACGGCCGCATTCCTCATTCCGATCTTGCACCATCTGAAGGAACATCTAAAGTGTGGCTTTCGGGCGCTCATCATTTGTCCTACGCGGGAGTTGGCGAAGCAGACGCAGCGGGAGGCTTTAAGGCTTGGGGATGAATTGAACATACGAACGCACGTGATTGGGACGGTGGACGATCGGTGGAAGTGTGACTACAGTTTCAGCGGTGGTCGCAACTACGACATTTTGGTCACGACACCGAATCGGATTTGCTATCTTCTGGCACAAAATCCTCCCCGAATCGATTTAAGCAA CATCCAGTGGATCGTCGTGGATGAAGCGGACAAGCTGTTCGAGGACTCGAAAAACTCTTTCCGTGAACAACTTGACACGGTGTTGAGTGCGTGTAACAACCCGAGCAAAACGTTGGCCCTCTTCAGTGCAACGCAAACAGGCGACGTCAACAAATGGGTCGCTCAAAATATCCCCGATCGGGTGCGGTTCTGCATCGGCATGATGAACGGAGCGGTCGATCTGGTCGAACAGCAGCTACTCTTCACCGGCACCGAGGGAGGAAAGCTACTAGCCTTCCGGGATATGGTAGCACAAGGCCTGAACCCACCGGTGCTGGTGTTCGTACAGAGCAAGGACCGTGCCCAACAGCTGTTCACCGAACTCCTGTACGATGGGTTGAATGTGGACGTCATACATGCCGATCGTAGCCAGCAGGAACGAGATAACGTGGTGCGGGCATTCCGTGAGGGTAAAATATGGATCCTGATCTGCACGGAGCTGATGAGCCGTGGAATCGATTTCAAGGGAGTGAATTTGGTCATCAATTACGACTTTCCTCCGTCAACCATCTCGTACGTGCATCGCGTTGGCCGAACGGGTCGTGCGGGACGGCCCGGGAAGGCGGTGACCTACTTCACCAAGGATGATACTACGAATTTAAAAGC CATAGCAATGCTTATCAAACAGGCTGGCGGTGATGTACCGGAGTATATGTTAAAGTTGAACCACGGATCCCAGCGGAAGCGGGAAGAGCTGGCACGGAAAGCACCGAAACGAGCCACCATTCGCACACTTCCCGCGTTCGAGCTGCAGAAGTtgcaacgaaacaaaaagttcGTTGCACATACTAAAGGTAAAAGAAATATGCACCGAAAATATGGTGATCAGCATCGAGAGAACTCGGAATAG
- the LOC131262642 gene encoding eukaryotic translation initiation factor 3 subunit H produces the protein MANRGANRRTQPVDNTISYVQCDGLAAMKMVKHCHEESLNNMEVAQGALLGLVVDDRLEITNCFPFPKSDETIDEEEYQLNMMRRLRHVNVDHFHVGWYQSADVGNFLSNTLLESQYHYQTSIEESVVVVYDTQKSARGFLTLKAYRLTPQAIAMYKERDFTPEALRNLKVGYENLFIEIPIVVKNSALCNIMMSELTEQVPEEEGTHFLDLGTASVLENHLRCMMERVDELNHEATKFNKYQQAAIRQEQEKHRMLAKNAQENAARIAKGETPVPEEEVNKLFRPIPVPTRLNPMIVSGQINTYAQHISQFCSQSLAKLYMTQALQNAKENKQ, from the exons ATGGCGAATCGTGGTGCTAATCGTCGTACTCAACCCGTGGATAATACCATTTCCTACGTCCAGTGCGATGGCCTG GCGGCGATGAAAATGGTAAAACATTGCCATGAGGAATCGCTGAACAACATGGAGGTGGCCCAGGGTGCCCTCCTCGGGCTGGTGGTAGACGATCGGCTGGAAATTACCAACTGCTTCCCGTTCCCGAAGTCGGACGAGACGATCGACGAGGAAGAGTACCAGCTGAACATGATGCGCCGCCTGCGGCACGTAAACGTGGACCACTTCCACGTCGGCTGGTACCAGAGTGCGGACGTGGGCAACTTTCTGTCCAACACGCTGCTGGAATCGCAGTACCACTACCAGACCAGTATCGAGGAGTCGGTCGTCGTGGTGTACGACACGCAGAAGTCGGCCCGTGGCTTCCTGACGCTGAAGGCGTACCGCTTGACACCGCAGGCGATCGCGATGTACAAGGAGCGCGATTTCACTCCGGAAGCGCTACGCAACCTGAAGGTGGGTTACGAAAACCTGTTCATTGAGATTCCGATCGTGGTCAAGAACTCGGCGCTCTGCAACATCATGATGTCGGAGCTGACGGAGCAGGTGCCGGAGGAGGAAGGCACCCACTTCCTCGACCTCGGTACCGCGTCCGTGCTCGAGAACCATCTGCGCTGCATGATGGAGCGTGTCGACGAGCTGAACCACGAGGCGACCAAATTCAACAAGTACCAGCAGGCTGCGATCCGGCAGGAGCAGGAAAAACACCGGATGTTGGCCAAAAATGCTCAGGAGAATGCGGCCCGCATTGCCAAGGGTGAAACGCCCGTGCCGGaggaagaagttaacaaaCTGTTCCGTCCGATTCCTGTACCGACGCGGCTGAACCCGATGATCGTCTCAGGACAGATCAACACGTACGCCCAGCACATTTCTCAGTTCTGTTCGCAATCGCTAGCTAAGCTGTACATGACTCAAGCGCTGCAGaatgcaaaggaaaacaaacagtag
- the LOC131262609 gene encoding ankyrin repeat domain-containing protein 39, protein MESKRKEGGHGDCHDHSNCTPSNTEAVQSLSELDFDRGIWSAAMNNELDRLRTLITKGHLHDRDSCGYTALHYAARSGHRDACQLLLSGGLGVDEVTNGGVTALQRAAMMGHEQIVRLLLSHKANPSLRDSDGRTALHRAAEGGHLACCQRLVEQNPALRQTEDARHQKPIDLVRDHRSNADELRRLLGC, encoded by the exons ATGGAGTCCAAGCGCAAAGAAGGAGGCCATGGAGATTGCCATGATCATAGCAACTGCACTCCGAGTAATACCGAAGCTGTACAGTCTTTGAGTGAATTGGATTTTGATCGTGGAATATGGAGTGCAG CAATGAATAATGAGCTCGATCGCTTACGTACGCTAATAACCAAAGGACACCTGCACGACCGAGATAGCTGCGGCTACACCGCACTTCATTACGCCGCCCGCAGTGGCCATCGGGATGCCTGCCAGTTGCTTCTTTCCGGCGGCCTCGGAGTGGATGAGGTAACGAACGGTGGCGTGACGGCGTTGCAACGTGCCGCTATGATGG GCCATGAGCAGATTGTTCGGTTGCTGCTTTCGCACAAAGCGAATCCATCGCTTCGGGACAGCGATGGAAGGACGGCGTTACATCGGGCGGCCGAAGGAGGCCACCTTGCGTGCTGCCAGCGATTGGTGGAACAGAATCCAGCCCTGCGCCAGACCGAGGACGCACGACACCAGAAGCCGATCGATCTCGTGCGAGATCATCGTAGCAACGCCGATGAGCTAAGACGCCTGCTGGGATGTTAA
- the LOC131262610 gene encoding uncharacterized protein LOC131262610 — protein MPYILIRGNLASYGHKHPFRVLVSGLKAADIEQLNRFPCGGYSDESTVVYLQHPCVILTALEVLGYRVVASSSTAVKQDYNEYMWTMRKEFSDPEPYLSESASAGVIERDNLANSGREGQGNFNGPSSKIDLPE, from the exons ATGCCATACATTCTAATACGCGGTAATCTTGCCTCCTACGGACACAAGCATCCCTTCCGCGTGTTGGTCTCCGGGTTGAAAG cGGCCGACATCGAACAGCTGAATCGATTCCCGTGCGGTGGCTACAGCGATGAGTCCACCGTCGTCTATCTGCAGCATCCGTGTGTGATACTGACCGCACTGGAG GTGCTAGGATACCGCGTAGTGGCCTCCTCTTCGACGGCGGTCAAGCAGGACTACAACGAGTACATGTGGACGATGCGGAAGGAATTCAGCGATCCGGAACCGTACCTGAGCGAATCCGCTTCGGCCGGCGTGATCGAGCGTGACAATCTGGCCAACAGCGGTCGGGAGGGGCAAGGGAACTTTAACGGGCCCAGCAGTAAAATCGACTTGCCAGAGTAA